From the genome of bacterium:
AAGTGACCGGTAAGCGATGCGTTAACCGCCGTCGAGGCGACTTCGGCATCGCGGATTTCACCGACCATGATGATGTCCGGATCCTGACGGAGTGTTGAGCGCAGTCCCGATGCGAAGGTGTAGTCCTTCGAGACCTGTGTCTGCACGACGCCGTCGAGATGATATTCGATCGGGTCTTCGATGGTGACGACTTTATTTTCGGAGTTCGATACCTTTCGTAGGAACGCGTAGAGCGTGGTCGTCTTACCGGAACCGGTCGGGCCCGTGTTGAGGATCATGCCGTTCGGCTTCTCGATCTCCTTATCGAAGATATCCATCAAGTACTTATCAAAGCCGAGTTTCTCCATCGGGAGTGCGATGGTCGATGGATCGAGAATACGCATGACGATCGTTTCCGCGTACGCGCCCGGCAATACCGAAGTGCGGATCTCGATCTCTTTCTCATTCACCACGATTGAGAAGCGCCCGTCTTGCGCGGCGTTCTTGATGTTGAGTTTCAATCCCGAGAGAAGCTTGAGGCGAGACGAGAGGAGGCCGTAGGTCGTTGCATCGAACATGACGACTTCAAGGAGAACGCCGTCCAAGCGATAGCGCATGCGGACACCTTTCTCCTCAGGTTCAAGGTGGACGTCGGATGCGCCAAGCGAGAGCGCTCCGGCCATGGTGACTTCGAGCGCGCGCGAGATGCGATGCGTATCCTTCGAGCCCATGTGCTCGTTGATATGTGTTTTTACGTCTTCGAGCGTCTTGATCTCGACCAGCATGCGCTGGATGGTCTCGTTCGAGAGAGTGAGGACGCCGGCTTCGGTTTCCGTCGCGAACGAGATGTCGTGGTAGCGATCCCATGCGTGATCAAGGGATGCGCGCGAGACGATGAATCGGCGGACCTCGTAACCGAGGCGTGCAAGATTCTCGACGGCGCGGACAGAATTATCTCTTTCGGGTGCGCGCATGGCGACGAAGAGTTTCTTATTTACCTTACGGAAGGGGGCAACCTCTGCCTCGCGAGCCTCTTTTTCAGGAACCAAACGCAGGGCGTCGGTGTCTATGGATTTCGACGTGAGATCGACGTATTCGACGCCGTATCTGCCGGCGAGCATCTCCGCGAGCTGCTCTTCTTCGCGTCGATGCAGTTCATCGAGGCGTTCCTCCTGCTTCTTCTCATTGAATTGCGAAGGCATGTCTATCTATTGTAGCGCACTGCACGTACAATGCGGTCCATGCAGAAGAGGCTGGTGGTAGGAGAAATGGCAACGGAAGCGACGGCGTTCGTCGAGGGGCTTTTGCCATCAGATTCGGCGACGCTTGTCGCCCTTTCGGGGGATTTAGGGGCGGGAAAGACGACGTTCGTCCAAGGCGTAGCAGCGGCGCTTGGGGTGACGGAGCATGTAACCAGTCCGACCTTCGTCATCATGAAAATCTACGACCTCGCGGGTCAGAAATTTGATCGGCTCGTGCATATGGACGCGTATCGCCTGAAAGGGGACCAGCACCTGAGGGCGCTCGGCTGGAATGAGCTGCTGCGTGATCCGAAAAATCTCATCATCGTCGAGTGGCCGGAGAAGATCGAGGGAGGAATTCCGGCAAGCGCGCGACCCATCACCTTTCGGTATAGTGGAGATGACTCCCGCGAAATAGTGTATGGCTAAGAAAACGAAAGGCACGAAACGGCTTATTCTCTTGGACTCGCATGCGATCCTGCATCGAGCGTTCCATGCGATACCGGATTTTGCGACGTCCAAAGGCGAACCGACCGGTGCGCTCTACGGACTCGCGACGATGCTGTTGAAGACGATCGACCAATTTTCCCCCGATTACCTCATCGCTGCGCGGGATCTTCCAGGGGGAACCTTCCGTCATTCGTTGTTCGAAGAATACAAAGGCGCTCGCGTCGAGGCAGATGATGCGCTCGTCTCCCAACTGAAGGCAGCTCCGGAGATATTCGAGGCGTTCGGCATCCCGGTCTACTCTGAACCGGGCTTCGAGGCGGATGACATGATCGGCACGATCGTAAAGAAGCTTGAGACCAATAATGACATCGAGATCATTATCGCGACGGGAGATCTCGATACGCTACAGCTCGTCTCAGGAAAGAAGGTGCAGGTGTTCACCCTGCGTCAGGGGATTACGGACACTATCATTTACGACGAGGACCGGGTGCGCGAACGATACGGATTCGGGCCGGAACACGTCGCTGACTATAAAGGACTGCGCGGCGATCCGTCGGACAATATCAAGGGTATCAAAGGTATCGGAGAGAAGACTGCAGAAGCGCTCATCACTGAATTCGGTTCGATCGAGGATATCTATAATGTGCTCAAATCAGATCCGGAAGAGTTCGAGAAGGCGGGCATCAAGAAGAGGGTCGTGGAACTGCTTAAGGGCGGGGAACAGGATGCGTTTTTCTCAAAACAGCTGGCGACCATCCACTGTGATGCGCCGATCGTGTTCTCCCTTCCTGAAAAGGAGTGGCGCATCACTGATCATCTGGCTTCTATCGAGGCGATGTGCGATCGCTACGAATTCCGTTCTATCAAGGAGCGCATTCGTCGCGTCGGTGCCGGCGCGAGTGTCGTCGAAGAAGGGGAAGGGGAAGTGATCGAGCCGGCACCGAATGAGGCAGATGTTGATGCCGAATCGTTGCGGGAGACTTCGCTCGCGCTGTGGCTGCTTAATTCAGATATACCGAACCCGTCACTTGAAGACATCGTGCAGTACGCCCAGACCAATGATTTCGAGAAGGCACGTGAATTCATCTTTACGAAACTGAACGAGACCGGGCGATTACGTGAGGTGTTCGATACCATCGAGAAGCCATTGCTTCCCGTCGTCCAGAAGATGAATGCGACCGGTGTCTGCATCGACAAAGCAGCGCTCGAGAAGCTCGCAAAGGAATACCGGAAGGAACTCGGAGAGATCGCCGGGCGCATCTTCCAGCATGCGGGGCGCGAATTCAATATCAATTCTCCCCGACAACTCGCCGTCGTCCTCTTCGACGAGCTGAAGATACCCGTAGCTAAGCAGAAGAAGACCGCGACCGGCGCGCGCACGACGAAAGAAGAGGAATTGGCCAAGCTGAAAGACGCACATCCGATCATCGAAGATATCCTTTCGTACCGCGAATTGGCGAAACTGCTTTCAACGTACGTGGAGAAGATCATCGAGATCGTGGAGAAGGATGGGCGTCTACGCGCGGAATTCCTGCAGGCGAGTACGACGACGGGGCGCATGGGCTGCAAGGACCCGAATCTCCAGAACATCCCGATCCGTACCGAATACGGGCGACGCATCCGTAGTGCGTTTATTGCACCGGAAGGGAAGGTGTTGATCGCGCTCGATTATTCGCAGATCGAGCTTCGTCTCGCGGCAGGGCTCTCGGGCGATGAGAAGCTGCTCAGCGTATTCAAGAGCGGCGGAGACATCCATGCGGCGGTTGCTGCGCAGGTGTTTGCCGTTCCTCCGGAGCATGTCGACCGCGAGATGCGACGCAGGGCGAAGATCATCAACTTCGGTATCCTCTACGGCATGGGAGTGAATGCACTCCGCACGTCGCTCGGCGAGAGTGTCTCTCGTGATGAGGCGTCGAGTTTCTTGGATAGTTACTTTGCGAATTATCCGCAACTTGCCAAGTGGGTGGAGTTCACGAAACGAGATGCGGCGCTCAAGGGATACACCGAGACCGTATTCGGTCGTCGTCGATACCTCCTCGGCTTCAAATCAGTGCTCCCACACCTGCGTGCGCAGGCAGAACGCTTTGCCGTGAACGCGCCGATACAGGGAACACAAGCAGACATCATCAAGCTCGCGATGGTAAGGGCGGATGAGCTTATTGCGGAAAAAGGCTGGGATGAGGTGAAGCTGCTCCTGCAGGTGCATGACGAACTCGTCTACGAAGTGCCGAAACGGCTTGCAGAAGAAGCGGCGGCAGAGATTCGGGAGGTTATGGAATCCGTCGCACCAACGAATGAGCTTGCGGGCGTGCCTATTCTCGCAGAATCAGCAATCGGGAATGACTGGGGTAGTATGGAGAAGATCAAACGCGCATGATGCACCTCTATATAGGCGGCGACAGGGAAAAGGCGAGAGCTAAGATGCAATCCGACATTGCGAAGGCTGCGAAGGGGGCTGACGTGGTGCGCATCACCGACGCGCATTCGAGAGAGGATCTGGTAAGTGCGTTGCGCGGTGGTGGTATGTTCGCGACGAAGCGCGTGCTTGTCTTCGAAAACCTGAATTCGAATGCCGAGATGCGCGAGATACTGCTTGAGGCGCTCGGGCGAGGCATCGAAGATCCTGTTTTCCTGTTCGAGGAGAAGCTGCTTGCGGCAGATAAGAAGAAGTACGAGAAATTTGCAGACAAGGTAGAGGTTTTTGAGGCGCCGAAGAAGGAGCGTGATTCATCGATCTTCGCTATCGCCAATGCGCTGCGTGCGGGAGATAAGAAGGAGCTCTGGGTTTCGTATATGCGGGAGATCGGCAAGGGCGGAGCGCCGGAAGCAATCCATGGAGTTCTTTTCTGGGGAGCAAAAGATGCATTCACGAAATCAGGAGGAAAGGATATGCGTGCAGGGAAACTAGTAGCAGCTCTGGCAGAACTTCCTCATGAAGCCCGTCGCAGGGGAGAGGATCTCGAATATGCACTCGAGCGGTTTGTGCTTTCAGTGAAGTAATGCATCATTACGACATGCAAATGAGCAACAAGGGAATCTCATTGACCCTCCTTTTTATCGGTGTCGGTATTTTGGTGGCGTTAAGCGTGCCGATGTTCGTGACTGCGGCGCCGGGGGATGCGAATGCTATGTGTACACCAGTTTTTAAACAGTGTCCGTGTGGAAGGGTTCCTAGCGACGGCAAGTGTGTGGGTGGAGCAAATATGCATCTCTGTCCGTGTTCTGAGACGGTAAATGGCGGAAAAATTGCCGGAACGTGTGGTGCGCAATTTAAATGTGAAGGTATGACCTTCCAGAGCGATGTTGCGAGCGGCGGCATGGGTGCCGAAAGCCTTGGAATGCTCAAGGGAATTGTCGATCAGCTCATGGGGGCAATGAAAGGTGGCGGAGGCGGCGGGGGTGGTATGCCACCAACTGATTCAGGCGCGACAGGCTGCACGACCTACTATCAGGTGACGGTTCCGTCGAGTGATCCGTGCGCTATCTACAATCCGAGCGGCGTTCTTGACGCTGCTGGCGGATCCGGTGGTTCATCGGGCGTCGCTGACGGACTTCTCGATGCGCTCGGCGGAAGCGGATCGCAGAATCCATCGAACGTGAGCGACAAGCTGCTCGATACGACTAAGAACACCACCGGCGGGACGCAGACGAATACCGCGACGAAGACTCCGGCAGCCACGACTAATGCATCTTCAAGCGTGAAGGCGGCGGCTCCGGGGCTTTCGGGTGATGTGCGCATCGGTTCCGCAGGAGCAACCATCATCGCGAACTTGCGTCAGGGTATGAGTGAAGTGGCCGGCTTCTTCGGGGGTTCCACCGGCGGTGCATCGCAGGCGCTCTCTGCTGCGGGAAAGTTGTGTGCCTCGCGTCCGTGGGCAGGGTCATTCGTCTCCAATGTGATCCCGACCTCGTTCTTCGATGGTCTCTGCGAATGGCGTGGGTATCAGGCGGGTGTCGCAATGCCGACCAATACGTCGAAAACCTCGACCATCACGCCGACATCCGGAAGCACTGCATCGCAGCAGCAGGGAATCTCGCTGCAACCGAGTGCATCGAACGTTCCTCCTGAGGTTGATATCTGGGCTGAGCCGGCATCGGTACGCCTCGGTACGCGTACCTACATCTTCTGGAACGCTCGCGGTGTCGCGTCCTGCAAGGGATCGGGTCCGAGCTTCTCGCAGAATACGCTCTCGGGCGGTGCGTCGACGGTTCCGATCACCGGCCCGACCACGTTCACTATCGAGTGTCTTTCGACGGCGAGCACGACCATCAAGGACAGTGTGACTGTGCAGATAGCGATTTAACCTTACAAAAGCGCATACAGGAAAACGGTGCCGTTTGGCACCGTTTTTCTTTACATGTCCGCCCAGTTGGATTCGAACCAACGACCCTCTCCTTAAAAGGGAGCTGCTCTACCGACTGAGCTATGGGCGGAAACGAGGGGCGACGTGGAGCTTCTCTACACGTCCCCCGACTGACCCGTCCATATGGAATATGGGCGGATATTCCGCGCACTATAGCATCGTCGTTTCTAGAGCGGCAAATCGAACGCAAATGGGCCCGCTCCCGTGAGCACGAGCGAAAGGCACATCACGATGAGGAGTGCGAGTGTACTACGCGGCAGCGCGCGGTACGCGGGAATGCTGAGAATGATCGCGAGCACGATCGCTCCTATAAGCGCAGCTGGCTGCGTGTAGGCGCCGGCGATGAGCAAGACCGCGATGACTCCTTCGACGATTCCTATCATTCGGAACGAGTTTTGGGGCACGAAGACGTGACGATATGCGATGAGTCCGAGTGCGGAGCCGGCGGCAATGCGGAGGATGAATGCGGCCATCGGAGCGAGGAAGAGAATCTCGCGAAAAAAGGATGACATGGCGCAGAGTATATCAAGGTGGTAGCCTCACTGCACATGAGGGCTGTGCTTTTACATAACGTCCGGAGTTCGCATAACGTGGGCTCCATCTTCCGCACCTCCGATGCTGCGGGAGTCTCGCAGGTATATCTCACAGGATATACACCCACGCCACTCGATCGGTTCAAGCGACCGAATAAAGAGATCGCGAAGACCGCACTTGGTGCTGAAAGTTTTATTCCGTGGGAACAACACACATCTCCGATGCGACTCATTCGTCGATTGCGCAGCGAGGGTTGGCATATCGTTGGTGTCGAACAGGATGCCCGTGCTGTTGATTTTCGTACATTTAAAGCAGTGGAGAAGACGCTCTACATCTTCGGCAATGAGGTGCGCGGGGTATCCAAATCGCTGCGCGATGCGTGCGATTCTCTTATTGAGATACCGATGCGAGGGAAGAAGGAGTCCCTTAATGTTGCCGTGACTGCCGGGATCGTGCTTTTCGGGACTAATTAGTACACGTACACGTCGACCGTGCGTCCTTCTCGGTCAAGGAGACGGATGGCGTCATGTGAGTTGCGCCAGATTTCAGCCTGCCCGCCGAGGAAGAGTCTCCAGCGGTTCGTCTCGAATCCGCGGTTCGTGCGATTGCGGTTCACGCACCCGTTGTGGGAGAGGGCATCGGTAATGAATGCGCGACACGCGTAATTCACGGTATCGGGGATGTCTTGTGGGAAGCGGCACGATGAAAGATTCTGGATGACGTCAAAGCATGCATCGCCGTACTGTACGAGATTCTCCTGTGTGAGTGGCAATACCGTCGAAGGAGAAGGGCATTCGTTACCGAGTTGCGGCTGGAACTGCTGGAATTGGTCCAGGTATCCGCTGCACATGTTTTCGCGGAATGACGCGCCGACAGGTGATGCGCCGGTCGTCACGATTGCCAGACCCCCTGGTGCGACGAGGGTATTGCTCGATACGTTTGCTGCACCCATATAGAATGGCGATGCGATCGCAGGAAGGTATGCGCGCGAGCCTGAAAGCGCGCTCTCCAACACCCAGCCGGTCATATCCACGGATTCTTTAGCCTCGTAGCTCACGGCGATCTGCACGTATTCATCATTGGCGCTCTCTCCGCGGACGCCGGAGACATCCGAGACGATGGACACGCTTCCGCGATACGGTGATGGCGTACCGATGGTGCGCGACGTGGCTGCTTCGCGGCTCAGGCGTTCGTACTCTGCTTCAAGTTCTGCAAGTTCGTATTCAGAACTCGAGTAATCACCCTCGGTGACCTGGAATGCGCCGGTGATGTCGATCGTGGGGAATAGCTGGGCTGGCTGCCAGGGGAGGCGGAAACCAGTTGCGGTGTCGTGGGAGAAGGGGAAGAATTCGACCGAGGTCACGTCCTCGTACGCACGGCGCGGACCCCCACCGATGATCCACATGACGAGAAGCACGATCACGATGAACGCGACGAGCGCGAGGATCACCTGACGAAACATGCTTGGATTATAGTATCTTTTTCGCGCTCAGCGTCTTACTTTCCGAGCAACGTGCGGATTTCTTCGCGAGTGACTTGTGCGTCATTCCACTTCACGCTCGTGCCGCGCGGCCCCTGCATGGTGGGATCGGTGCCTTTCCCGGTAATGAGCACGACATCGCTTGCGCGGGCGAGGGAGAGCGCGCGATTGATCGCATCGCGACGATTCATGATGATCTCGGGCGTCTTCGCCTTGATGCCGCTCGCGATCATATTCACGATCGATTGCGGATCCTCGTCATACGGGTCTTCATTGGTGAGGATGATTGCGTCGCATTTCTCTTCGGCGACAGAGCCCATGACCGCGCGCTTCCAGGTGTCGCGACCGCCACCGGTCGAACCGAGGACGCATACTTTGCGGCGTGTCGGATAGGCGTCATAAATCGCGCGCAACGAGTCCGGCGTGTGCGCATAATCGACGACGACCGTGAATGATTGGCCTTCATCGATCTCTTCCGCGCGGCCGGCAATGGTTGTAAGTGCCGAGAGCCCGCGAGCGATCGATTGCGTGGGTATTTCCATTGCGTGCGCGAGCATCGCGGCAGCGAGTGCATTCTTCAGGGAGAATTCTCCGGGCAGATTGATCTGCATCGTCAGATTGTCGAAGGTGAATGTGCCGCCATCTTCTCCGGCCTTCCATGGCTGCGCATGTGCGAGCGAGAAGGGGAGAAGGTGTTCGACGGCGAGCGTAAGATAGCGACCGCTCTCTGGATCATCGGCGTTGGCGACCATGTAGCGCGGACGCTTCTTTGAGCGTGCCAATTGTTTGCCGAGTTCGAATTTCGCATCCGAATATGCGGCAAAAGAGCCGTGAGATTCGACGTGTTCAGGGGCGAGGTTGATGAAAAGAAGCGCGTCGAGCTCGATGAATCGATGGCGATACTGGCGTGCCCCTTCGGACGTCATCTCGATGAATGCGATGCGGCATCCGTTGTCGGCTGCGTTCTTGAGGAAATTCTGGATCGCGAATCGGCCCGGCATCGTCATGCGAGAGCGGTTTGGTTTTGATTTGTCGCCAATCTTGGTGCGAATGGTGCCAAGAAGTGCCGTCTTCCATCCCGCGGCTTCATAAATGGCGTTGAGGTATTCGAGCGTTGAAGATTTTCCCTTGGTGCCGGTGACTCCAACAACGATGATGCGACGAGAAGGGAAGCCACTCAGAAGCGCGGAGAGAAACGACATCACGAAGTGATACGCCGTGCGTATCGGAGCGGGTACTGAGTTCTTGAGAGAAGTGAGCATATCAAGCGCCGCCGAGGATCTTTAACGCTTCGCGCAGTCGCGCGGTGCCCCCCGTTATCTCGTGGGAAACTTTGCGCAACGCATCGCGCGCTTCGTTCTGAGAATAGCCGAGCGCACGCATCGCTTCGAGCGCTTCCTCATCACCCTTCAGGGCCTGCGAACTTTCTTCGCTGGATGCGCCGACTTTCTCGCGCAGTTCGATGACGATCTTCTCGGCGGTCTTGCGGCCGATGCCGGAGACTTTCGTGAGGTACTCGGAATTTCCTCGTGCGATCGCCGTGCGCAGCGTTTCCGTCGACGCGATGTCGAGGATGGCAAGTGCGGACTTCGGGCCGACGCCGGAAACCGTGAGGAGCATCTCGAAGAAGCGTAGTTCGTCGCTCGTCTCGAAGCCATAGAGATCGAGCGCTTCCTCGCGGACGACCGTGTGGACGAAGAGGGCTGCCTCCTTGCCGGGGGAGTACTTAAGGAGGGCTTCCTTGGTGACGGCCACCTTATAACCGACTCCATTAATAAGGAGGATAAGGCTGCCCAAGTGATGCGCCCGGACAACCCCTTCGAGAAAGCCGATCATTGGGTAAGTATGGAGGCCGACCGCCCATCCAGCAAGGGAATACTTGCCAGATTGCGGCATTTACAGTAGTATCCGTCGCGATGGCAAACACATCGTCAGCTAAGAAAGCCCACCGCGTCGAGCTCCGCCGCCGCGTGTTCAACGCGCGCCGCGCGAAGGCTATGAAGGATGCAGTGAAGGAGCTGATGAAGTCCAAGGACGTCAAAGTCCTCTCCAAGGCGCAGCAGGCGATCGATAAGGCAGCAAAGCGCGGCCTGATCAAGAAGAACACCGCCTCGCGTATGAAGGCTCGCCTCGCACGCCAGGTGGCGACGAAATAGTTTTCCGGTTATCGTGAGTCGCACGCTCTCGTCGTTCAACGGATAGGACGCATCCTTGCGGAGGATGTAATGTAGGTTCGATTCCTGCCGAGAGCACAGAGACGGTAAAAACCAGCCCTGCGGCTGGTTTTTCCGCATAATGCTGGCGCGACGAATCCGTGAGTGCAGAAATTCCTGACTCTCCACAAAGCCCGCATTGCCACGGCGTCATCTGGGGCGCATCATGTGCACATGCATTCGCGCCGTTCCTTTTTCATGCGCGGCGGTTCCGTCGTCGGCGCCGTGCTTGTTGTGGCGCTTCTCAGCGCGGCCGCGGTGATGATTGATTCATCATCGGTGCTGACCGATGCGCAATTTGCACAGGTGAGTGCGACCGCAGAAAAGACCGCAGCTTCTCAACCTGCACAGACTACTTCGAGCGGGGAAATCACCACCAAGTGTCTCAAGGGGTATGATTTTGCGGTGTACGAAAAGGAGGGTAAGGTCTCGATTGCGTGTAAGGCGACGTCGCAATGCTCGGGATACGATACGAACGCTGTCCTTCCCGTGTTGACTACTCCTGGAGCGGACGGAAAGACATCGTTGGTGAAATGTGATACCGATGTGCCGAAACAATACGCAGACAAGCTCTCCTCGTCTCTTAACCCTCACGGACGATCCTGCGTATTCGAAAAGGCGAATTGGGAGTGCAAATTCTATCATTGTTCGGATGCATACAAAGAGGGTTGTCGTCTTATGGGAAGCGCCAAGGAGGGAGAAGCGTTCGGTTCTAAAAAAGTAATCACAAAAGCGGCATCTGAATTGACTGCGGAGGATTTTTCACGAATAGCCTCTAAATCATCGGGTGGCGAAACCTTTGGTGTGGCGACGGGAGAGTCTCAGTTCTCGCAGGCACTTCTCGCGGGGTCGAATAATGAAGTGACCACTCTAAATAAAAGCGTAGTTGATGCTCAGGCTGATCTTGATAGGAAGATGTTCGAGTTACAGGAGTGCCAGGGCGAAACTTCATTCGTTGATCCGTCATCATGCGAGAGCAAGATGACCGCGGTTACTACAGCGCAGCAGAAACTCGATCAGCAAAAACTCCAACTGCAGAAATATGCCCAGACCTTGCAGGGACAGGAGAGTCAGTTGAGACCTATAAGTCCTGAAGATCAGGGGAACATAGAGAAAAAATTTGGGCAAGGGTATTGCGATGCAGAATGCCAGAAAGCGCTTCCGCGAGGTCCAACATTTACCGACGACAGGCAGGCACCGCCTCCGCCAGCGTGTAATGGCCTCCTTGATTGTTGGTTAAAAAGACAAGCAGGACAGCCGGATCAGAATTCAGCTGATACGTATGCATGTCAGTACAACAATGACCAAGCCGCATGCGCGCGCATTGGTGGCGTCGGAGCCTACGGCGCTTATGGCGCACGCCCTTCTGGCGGTCAGTCAGGATGTAACTCAAATCAAGGCATGGGCGGTGGCGGCGGAATCTTCGGCACCATCATCTCGCTCGTGATGCGTGGCATCGGCGGGAATACTAATGGGGGATGTAACGGTAATGGCAGTGATGCGCCGACGCCATCATGTACCATCACGGCAACGCCGCGTACCATAGGAAAAGGGCAAGCAGTCACGCTTTCGTGGGAATCGCAGCGTGCGTATACCGCGACGCTTTCGAGCACCGGTTCAGTCGCGCCGAGCGGCAGCAAGACGGTGAATCCAGAAACTACGACGACGTATACGCTTCAAGTCAACGGCGCGGTACACAGTCGCACGGGTGAACAGCTGCGCAGCGAGTGCAGCACCCAGGTGATCGTCGATGGAGAGGGCGGCGGAACCGGTGCGCCTAAGGCAGAAATCTCGTGCCGCCCGGAAGTTGCCGACGTAGGAATGAAAGTCGCAGTGTCGTTCGCGTGTGCGAATTCATCGGTAAGCGCGGGTAGCGGTTTCTCGACGAACAACCAGCTCAGTGGTTCGGCAACGCCGACCATCGAAGCGCCGACGATCGGTACGACGAACGTCATCTTCGGCGTCACCTGCTCGAAGGAAGGGAAGACCGATACGGCACAATGCACCGTGGCTATCAATAAGACATCCATCGTACTCATCGCGAATCCGAAGAATGTCGAGAGCGGCAGGCAGGCGAACATCGGCTGGATCACGAGCGGTATGGAAAAGTGCACCGTATCAAGCCCGACACTCGCGAGCTTCACCACCGAGAATGCAGGGAACACCGCGGTCTCCGGTGTCGCGAAGACGCCGACACTTGTCGAAGACACCGAATTCGAGCTTACCTGTGTCTCGAAATCAGGAGACACGAAGAGTGCAAAAACCGAAGTGACCGTTGATTAGAACCCGAAGAATTCCATGACCTTGTGCGCGAGAGGTTCCTTCATCGGGACCTCTTGTGCGTATTGGCTGAGGAATTCACGCACCGCTTCCGGTTTCGTTTCCCCGAGAGGGATGATGAGATTGGGTGCCATGAATGCGATCGTGTCGATAAGAAGAACCGGTTCATCGACTTCCTCATCTACCCAGAATGAAATGATGTTCTCGT
Proteins encoded in this window:
- a CDS encoding RNA methyltransferase; protein product: MRAVLLHNVRSSHNVGSIFRTSDAAGVSQVYLTGYTPTPLDRFKRPNKEIAKTALGAESFIPWEQHTSPMRLIRRLRSEGWHIVGVEQDARAVDFRTFKAVEKTLYIFGNEVRGVSKSLRDACDSLIEIPMRGKKESLNVAVTAGIVLFGTN
- the ruvA gene encoding Holliday junction branch migration protein RuvA — translated: MIGFLEGVVRAHHLGSLILLINGVGYKVAVTKEALLKYSPGKEAALFVHTVVREEALDLYGFETSDELRFFEMLLTVSGVGPKSALAILDIASTETLRTAIARGNSEYLTKVSGIGRKTAEKIVIELREKVGASSEESSQALKGDEEALEAMRALGYSQNEARDALRKVSHEITGGTARLREALKILGGA
- the tsaE gene encoding tRNA (adenosine(37)-N6)-threonylcarbamoyltransferase complex ATPase subunit type 1 TsaE; translated protein: MATEATAFVEGLLPSDSATLVALSGDLGAGKTTFVQGVAAALGVTEHVTSPTFVIMKIYDLAGQKFDRLVHMDAYRLKGDQHLRALGWNELLRDPKNLIIVEWPEKIEGGIPASARPITFRYSGDDSREIVYG
- a CDS encoding 30S ribosomal protein S20; protein product: MANTSSAKKAHRVELRRRVFNARRAKAMKDAVKELMKSKDVKVLSKAQQAIDKAAKRGLIKKNTASRMKARLARQVATK
- the murE gene encoding UDP-N-acetylmuramyl-tripeptide synthetase, which encodes MLTSLKNSVPAPIRTAYHFVMSFLSALLSGFPSRRIIVVGVTGTKGKSSTLEYLNAIYEAAGWKTALLGTIRTKIGDKSKPNRSRMTMPGRFAIQNFLKNAADNGCRIAFIEMTSEGARQYRHRFIELDALLFINLAPEHVESHGSFAAYSDAKFELGKQLARSKKRPRYMVANADDPESGRYLTLAVEHLLPFSLAHAQPWKAGEDGGTFTFDNLTMQINLPGEFSLKNALAAAMLAHAMEIPTQSIARGLSALTTIAGRAEEIDEGQSFTVVVDYAHTPDSLRAIYDAYPTRRKVCVLGSTGGGRDTWKRAVMGSVAEEKCDAIILTNEDPYDEDPQSIVNMIASGIKAKTPEIIMNRRDAINRALSLARASDVVLITGKGTDPTMQGPRGTSVKWNDAQVTREEIRTLLGK
- a CDS encoding type II/IV secretion system protein; this encodes MPSQFNEKKQEERLDELHRREEEQLAEMLAGRYGVEYVDLTSKSIDTDALRLVPEKEAREAEVAPFRKVNKKLFVAMRAPERDNSVRAVENLARLGYEVRRFIVSRASLDHAWDRYHDISFATETEAGVLTLSNETIQRMLVEIKTLEDVKTHINEHMGSKDTHRISRALEVTMAGALSLGASDVHLEPEEKGVRMRYRLDGVLLEVVMFDATTYGLLSSRLKLLSGLKLNIKNAAQDGRFSIVVNEKEIEIRTSVLPGAYAETIVMRILDPSTIALPMEKLGFDKYLMDIFDKEIEKPNGMILNTGPTGSGKTTTLYAFLRKVSNSENKVVTIEDPIEYHLDGVVQTQVSKDYTFASGLRSTLRQDPDIIMVGEIRDAEVASTAVNASLTGHLVFSTLHTNDAAGTFPRLIDMGVNADILGAALTVSMAQRLVRRLCEHCRVEAKIEGDDLKTMQALLANIPHPEGVPENRERMWIAKGCDKCGGIGYKGRMGVVEVILMDKAVEETIRKTTSEREIWRAAKPQQIRRMAQDGAVKVLQGVTSLDELGRVVDLHDEVMLETLL